In a genomic window of Methanosarcina horonobensis HB-1 = JCM 15518:
- a CDS encoding ABC transporter ATP-binding protein, whose protein sequence is MTVEVDIEKEFYGRKNRKKKGETPSFSMNCSFDADSDFVVLFGCSGSGKTTALRCIAGLEKPDAGTIKINSTVYFDSRKKVNLPPQKRKIGYMFQENALFPHMNVRQNIEFGLKSMSSVEKTDRVNEMLSLVGIEELEFAYPDELSGGQKQKVALARALAPNPEVLLLDEPFSSLDTVVRLKLRKELRDIQKRLGIPVIFITHDPVEAFTMADRMAVFEDGIVQQIGSPEDIFYHPKTRYVAELVGFSNLFDNAVVERHGNGAECTFLWSLGTEITAPYIERKAGDKVSWGIRPENIELVDRKNMHVIRQEDRKNLFDGVIMNVVNKGTSRIMSLILKESEDVLKVEVANHVFDSLKIGTGDECMVRLRASDMIVF, encoded by the coding sequence ATGACTGTTGAAGTTGACATTGAAAAGGAATTCTACGGAAGAAAAAACAGGAAAAAGAAAGGGGAAACCCCCAGCTTTTCAATGAACTGCAGTTTTGATGCCGATTCCGATTTTGTGGTCCTGTTCGGCTGTTCCGGCTCAGGAAAAACCACAGCTCTCCGCTGCATTGCAGGGCTTGAGAAACCTGATGCAGGCACTATAAAAATAAACAGTACCGTTTACTTTGATAGCAGGAAAAAAGTAAACCTCCCCCCTCAGAAAAGAAAAATCGGGTACATGTTCCAGGAAAACGCTCTCTTCCCGCATATGAACGTGCGCCAGAACATCGAGTTCGGGTTAAAAAGTATGAGCTCCGTTGAAAAAACGGATAGAGTAAACGAGATGCTAAGTCTTGTAGGGATAGAAGAACTTGAATTTGCCTATCCTGACGAACTTTCAGGTGGCCAGAAACAGAAAGTCGCACTTGCCAGAGCCCTTGCCCCCAATCCGGAAGTTTTACTCCTTGACGAGCCTTTTTCATCCCTGGATACCGTAGTCCGCCTGAAATTAAGAAAAGAACTGAGGGATATCCAGAAAAGGCTCGGAATTCCTGTAATTTTCATTACCCATGACCCTGTCGAGGCCTTTACTATGGCAGACCGGATGGCAGTCTTTGAAGACGGCATAGTGCAGCAGATAGGTTCCCCAGAGGATATATTCTACCACCCGAAAACCCGCTATGTGGCCGAACTTGTGGGCTTCTCAAACCTCTTTGATAATGCCGTGGTAGAAAGGCACGGGAACGGAGCCGAGTGCACCTTCCTGTGGTCCCTTGGAACGGAGATTACCGCCCCCTATATCGAACGCAAAGCAGGAGACAAAGTTAGCTGGGGCATCAGGCCTGAGAACATCGAGCTTGTGGACAGGAAAAACATGCATGTTATCCGCCAGGAAGACAGGAAAAACCTCTTCGACGGAGTGATTATGAATGTGGTGAATAAAGGCACCAGCAGGATCATGTCCCTTATACTCAAAGAAAGTGAGGACGTCCTGAAGGTAGAGGTTGCAAACCATGTCTTTGACTCATTAAAAATAGGGACCGGAGATGAATGCATGGTCAGACTCAGGGCATCGGATATGATTGTTTTTTGA
- a CDS encoding ABC transporter ATP-binding protein, which yields MDTLSHDFTGETGREPILRIRKLNTTFITGNGPVRAVNGLDFDLKEKERMAIIGESGCGKSVLAQTILKLLPQNALVSGEIVFHNRDLLRTGKDHMVKIRGGEIGLIPQHISSLDPLMKIKGQVQKAIHPNGGSQDKRQLYRKVFDLLNSVGLYPHVSDRYPHQLSGGMNRRVLISMGIAQNPDLLIADEPTTGLDTILRNKTVKLIDSITAERSLLLITHDIGAARICENLAVMYAGEIIERGPAQDMLDDPRHPYTQGLMSSMPSKGMSSIPGMSPSLIQLPTGCRFHPRCPYAKEKCATHHPDMREENRGVRCHYACS from the coding sequence GTGGATACCTTATCGCATGATTTTACAGGTGAAACAGGCAGAGAGCCCATTCTGCGTATCAGAAAGCTGAATACGACCTTTATCACTGGGAATGGTCCTGTCAGGGCGGTGAACGGTCTTGATTTTGACCTGAAGGAAAAGGAAAGAATGGCTATTATAGGGGAATCCGGATGCGGAAAGTCCGTGCTTGCCCAGACCATACTGAAGCTTCTCCCGCAGAATGCACTGGTATCCGGGGAGATTGTTTTTCACAATCGAGACCTTCTCAGGACAGGTAAGGATCACATGGTGAAGATAAGGGGTGGAGAAATCGGGCTAATCCCCCAGCATATCTCCTCCCTTGACCCTCTTATGAAGATTAAAGGCCAGGTTCAAAAAGCAATACATCCAAATGGAGGTTCTCAGGATAAAAGACAACTCTACAGGAAGGTTTTCGATCTCCTTAACTCAGTTGGACTTTATCCTCATGTATCGGACCGATACCCACACCAGCTCTCAGGGGGGATGAACAGGCGGGTTTTGATCTCGATGGGTATTGCACAAAACCCGGACCTCCTCATCGCAGACGAACCGACTACCGGGCTGGACACGATTCTCAGGAACAAAACCGTGAAACTGATAGATAGCATCACTGCGGAACGTTCTCTTCTGCTGATAACCCACGACATCGGTGCGGCACGGATCTGTGAAAATCTTGCGGTGATGTATGCAGGTGAAATTATTGAGAGGGGGCCTGCACAGGACATGCTCGACGACCCCAGGCACCCATACACACAGGGTTTGATGTCTTCAATGCCATCAAAGGGAATGTCCTCGATACCAGGAATGAGTCCAAGTTTGATACAACTCCCAACCGGATGCCGTTTCCATCCCCGGTGTCCATATGCAAAAGAGAAGTGTGCAACGCATCATCCTGACATGCGTGAAGAGAATAGAGGAGTTCGGTGCCACTATGCTTGCAGTTGA
- the nikC gene encoding nickel transporter permease codes for MSNNLYGKGQSSRQGQTGHSLQIKFPHMSTGVIISCIILLTFVIMAIFPGSVAPHDPNSVDLNNRLAKPDMEHPFGTDHHGRDILSRVIHGTQTSLVTALSVVAVGVVLGTFIGLTAGFFGGIVDQTIMRTVDLFLAFPGTILSIALVGLFGASLFNIVLALSVMWWVSYARIIRGSVLQVKEKDFVKGARLMGGNSYYIIRRHVLPNVLSPIFALATLDVGSAILHITGLSFLGLGAQPPTPEWGAMIQGSIAFMETAPQTMIFPGLCIVITVLSFNCLGDWLKERIDPVRVEKADFQ; via the coding sequence ATGAGTAACAATTTGTATGGAAAAGGACAGAGCAGCCGTCAAGGACAGACCGGTCATTCCCTCCAGATCAAGTTCCCACATATGAGTACAGGGGTGATCATCAGCTGCATAATCCTCCTCACCTTTGTGATTATGGCTATCTTTCCCGGTTCAGTAGCTCCCCATGATCCGAATTCTGTAGACCTTAACAACCGGCTTGCAAAACCGGATATGGAACATCCGTTTGGAACAGACCATCACGGCCGGGATATTCTTAGCCGGGTAATCCACGGAACACAAACCTCGCTGGTAACCGCCCTTTCCGTGGTTGCCGTCGGTGTTGTACTTGGCACCTTCATAGGATTGACTGCCGGATTTTTTGGAGGTATTGTTGATCAGACCATTATGCGTACTGTGGATCTCTTCCTGGCGTTTCCGGGGACGATCCTTTCCATAGCACTTGTCGGATTATTCGGAGCTTCGCTCTTCAACATCGTGCTCGCACTCTCGGTGATGTGGTGGGTAAGTTATGCACGAATTATCCGTGGGTCTGTTCTCCAGGTAAAAGAAAAGGATTTTGTCAAAGGAGCCCGGCTCATGGGGGGAAACTCATATTACATCATCAGGAGACACGTACTCCCAAACGTACTCTCCCCGATATTCGCCCTTGCCACACTTGATGTCGGGTCCGCAATTCTTCATATCACAGGCCTGAGTTTCCTCGGACTCGGAGCCCAGCCTCCAACTCCGGAGTGGGGGGCGATGATTCAGGGAAGTATCGCTTTCATGGAGACCGCACCGCAGACAATGATCTTTCCGGGATTGTGTATCGTAATTACAGTTCTCTCATTCAACTGCCTCGGTGACTGGCTGAAAGAGAGAATTGATCCGGTGAGGGTGGAAAAGGCTGACTTTCAATAA
- a CDS encoding class I SAM-dependent methyltransferase, translating to MNEDKQVIRDFWNYRSQTFDKSPGHYAASKEEEEAWKVLLRSKLGNAEKILDIGSGTGFLSLILADMGYGVVGIDLSEKMITRASAKAREKGLPIAFHQDDAENLGFENNSFDAIVNRAVLWTLPHPDIAVREWMRVLRPGGKLCFFLHEPRDDRKVSIQKQVLNLWILLSERRNPWRTLGNGRQAVNLPYNGGVKPGVIVDLLKSAGYSNVLAEPMHRIEALKRQRLPYPYRISHGHGQFCYTAEKPKED from the coding sequence ATGAACGAAGACAAACAGGTAATCAGAGATTTCTGGAACTACCGCTCCCAAACATTCGATAAATCTCCGGGGCATTATGCCGCCAGCAAAGAGGAGGAAGAAGCATGGAAGGTGCTCCTCAGGTCAAAACTGGGTAATGCCGAAAAAATTCTTGATATTGGTTCAGGGACAGGTTTTCTCTCACTGATACTCGCCGATATGGGGTACGGGGTTGTGGGAATTGATCTCTCGGAGAAGATGATCACCCGTGCATCCGCCAAGGCAAGAGAGAAGGGATTACCAATTGCTTTTCATCAGGATGATGCCGAAAATCTAGGTTTTGAAAACAACTCTTTTGATGCCATAGTCAACAGGGCGGTTCTCTGGACACTTCCGCATCCGGATATTGCAGTACGTGAATGGATGAGGGTATTGCGGCCAGGAGGGAAGCTATGTTTTTTCCTTCACGAACCCCGCGACGACCGGAAAGTTTCGATCCAGAAACAGGTTCTGAACCTCTGGATACTCCTCTCAGAGAGGAGAAATCCATGGCGCACTCTTGGAAACGGGAGACAGGCTGTAAACCTTCCATACAATGGCGGTGTAAAACCCGGAGTCATTGTAGACCTCCTGAAATCTGCCGGATACTCTAATGTTCTCGCTGAACCCATGCACAGGATTGAGGCCCTTAAACGCCAGCGTCTGCCCTACCCATATAGAATTTCACATGGGCACGGCCAGTTCTGCTACACAGCTGAAAAACCGAAAGAGGATTGA
- a CDS encoding ABC transporter permease: MAGDIPILLARRIPWALITIFLASILSFSIMYFAPGNPAEIILTQETGNEPTREAVLLFMNNHGLEQPFLKQYAAWMTNLFSGSLGISLRTGDPVLEEFTARFPATFILTMTAMALALVAGISIGVLSAMRPHSPVDKFGNFIASMGTSIPSFWLALLLILVFSIHLDILPSFGYGGIQHLILPTLALGFLQISRILRITRESMLDVLSEDYVFEAYAKGLSEREVVVRHAFRNASVPVVTQAGLDIGTLLGGTAIIEQIFGWPGIGNFLLASVMSRDYPVIAGFVLLIALIFVIVNILVDILYVYIDPRMKPGGNIHE; the protein is encoded by the coding sequence ATGGCCGGAGACATACCCATCTTATTAGCAAGAAGGATACCCTGGGCTCTTATAACGATCTTTCTTGCATCAATCCTCTCATTTTCGATAATGTACTTCGCACCGGGAAACCCGGCCGAGATTATTCTAACACAGGAGACAGGAAACGAGCCGACAAGAGAAGCTGTTTTACTTTTTATGAATAATCACGGGCTTGAACAGCCTTTTTTAAAACAGTACGCTGCCTGGATGACAAACCTGTTCTCTGGAAGCCTTGGTATATCCCTCAGGACAGGTGATCCGGTTCTGGAAGAATTCACTGCCCGTTTTCCGGCGACATTCATCCTTACTATGACAGCGATGGCACTTGCACTGGTAGCGGGTATCAGCATTGGTGTACTGTCAGCCATGAGGCCACATTCACCGGTTGACAAATTCGGCAACTTCATCGCGTCAATGGGGACCTCAATACCGTCCTTCTGGCTTGCACTGCTGCTCATCCTCGTATTCTCAATCCATCTGGACATCCTCCCTTCATTCGGATATGGCGGGATACAGCACCTTATCCTTCCGACACTTGCACTCGGGTTCCTCCAGATATCACGAATTTTGAGGATAACACGGGAAAGCATGCTCGATGTCCTCTCCGAAGACTATGTCTTTGAAGCCTATGCAAAAGGTCTGAGTGAGAGAGAGGTTGTGGTGAGGCATGCATTTCGAAACGCTTCTGTACCTGTTGTCACCCAGGCAGGGCTGGATATCGGAACGCTCCTCGGCGGCACAGCTATCATTGAGCAAATCTTCGGATGGCCGGGAATAGGGAACTTTCTTCTGGCATCGGTAATGAGCAGGGACTATCCTGTCATTGCAGGATTTGTGCTCCTTATCGCTTTGATATTTGTTATCGTCAATATTCTCGTTGATATTCTGTACGTGTACATCGATCCGAGGATGAAACCTGGAGGGAACATTCATGAGTAA
- a CDS encoding ABC transporter substrate-binding protein, whose protein sequence is MKRKSFTPLKLLALCFLVGCIITASGCVGKSAQTDDNVQTLIVAGPADFDSRVEMKMNVYDVFLDINANGKPIPGHLVSSWNESDDELTYIFNLNKGIEFHDGTQWNASSAAWFLTWCSQGPRKNDIAFLKISNVSEVDEHTIQVTLKEPYGAFIKSLSSESTSQVIAPTSVEPSWSNDGEIVSFIGTGKFEVENYVKAQSAEFVRHDPASGEGMLIDRISYRVIPDSYASVSALRAGDVDIIGVADHHSTVPYEQIPQMMSDPDIIVEKQSYGRYQVVELNCNEGPLSDIRLREAINLGFDRDKMVKELLASAAEPAYSVVSPTYPWASSLAGTEYTYDPEKAKNLLDQAGWVVAGADGIREKDGKKLTLTYIVPQGEANSDSIAVYIQSEMKKIGVEVKILVLESGAAGEERKKGNYDMYLHHSSGVPSLPEGPLTGKYHSTWGSWPASYHDAELDQLIEKAIATGADEDYSAAYLCIQEKYACMPLYDIEKIAAYKKSVKGFTFPASIYGLDLSTVSIEP, encoded by the coding sequence ATGAAGAGAAAAAGTTTTACACCGCTGAAACTGCTGGCACTCTGCTTCCTTGTCGGATGTATAATTACCGCTTCTGGATGCGTAGGAAAGAGCGCCCAGACCGATGACAACGTTCAGACACTTATCGTTGCCGGACCCGCAGATTTTGATTCAAGAGTAGAGATGAAGATGAATGTCTATGATGTCTTCCTGGACATCAATGCCAATGGAAAACCGATTCCCGGCCATCTTGTCAGTTCATGGAACGAGTCTGATGACGAATTGACCTATATATTCAACCTCAATAAGGGGATAGAGTTCCACGACGGGACGCAATGGAACGCGAGTTCTGCTGCATGGTTCCTGACCTGGTGCAGTCAGGGGCCAAGGAAGAACGATATTGCATTCTTAAAGATATCCAATGTGAGTGAGGTTGATGAACATACAATACAGGTCACTCTGAAAGAACCATATGGAGCTTTCATCAAATCGCTCTCATCGGAGTCGACCAGCCAGGTTATCGCACCAACATCAGTCGAACCTTCCTGGAGTAACGATGGAGAGATCGTATCCTTCATTGGAACTGGGAAGTTCGAGGTTGAGAACTATGTAAAGGCACAGAGTGCAGAATTTGTGAGACATGATCCGGCCTCAGGTGAAGGAATGCTAATTGACCGGATATCGTACCGGGTAATTCCTGATAGCTATGCCAGTGTATCGGCATTGCGTGCAGGTGATGTGGATATCATTGGGGTGGCGGACCACCATTCAACTGTCCCATATGAGCAGATCCCCCAGATGATGAGCGATCCGGATATCATCGTCGAGAAGCAGTCCTACGGAAGATATCAGGTTGTGGAACTGAACTGTAACGAGGGACCATTGAGTGACATCCGTCTCCGGGAAGCGATTAACCTTGGGTTTGACCGGGATAAGATGGTTAAGGAACTCCTTGCCAGCGCCGCAGAACCTGCATACTCGGTCGTATCCCCGACATACCCGTGGGCCAGCAGCCTTGCAGGGACAGAATATACCTATGACCCGGAGAAGGCAAAGAACCTCCTTGACCAGGCAGGATGGGTAGTTGCCGGAGCCGACGGAATTCGGGAAAAAGACGGAAAGAAGCTGACACTTACCTATATCGTTCCCCAGGGTGAAGCAAATTCCGACTCGATTGCTGTCTATATCCAGAGTGAGATGAAGAAAATCGGCGTCGAAGTCAAGATCCTTGTTCTTGAAAGCGGTGCAGCAGGTGAAGAACGTAAAAAGGGCAACTATGACATGTATCTTCACCACAGCTCGGGAGTCCCAAGTCTGCCCGAAGGACCACTTACCGGAAAATATCACTCTACCTGGGGGTCATGGCCGGCATCTTACCACGATGCAGAGCTTGACCAGCTGATCGAAAAAGCCATAGCTACAGGTGCAGATGAAGATTATAGCGCCGCATACCTGTGTATTCAGGAGAAATATGCCTGTATGCCGCTTTATGATATAGAGAAAATCGCTGCATATAAAAAATCTGTGAAAGGCTTCACGTTCCCTGCCTCAATCTATGGTCTCGACCTGAGCACGGTTAGTATTGAGCCTTAA
- the modB gene encoding molybdate ABC transporter permease subunit, whose product MEIFQIIATPLLLTLKISVIATLFVTVLGILIAYILAKREFPGKWLADVMITMPMVLPPTVTGYILVILLGKNGAIGSIFTRITGSGILFTWQAAAIAAFVVSLPLMVKTTTSAIGAVDRNIEEAARILGRNELETALFITLPLAKKGIIAGCVLSFARAVGEFGATLMVAGNIQGKTSTMPLSIYGAYQSGNNELANLLVSILVVMSLITIAATSKLGER is encoded by the coding sequence ATGGAGATCTTTCAAATAATCGCGACACCACTTCTACTGACTCTCAAGATTTCCGTCATTGCAACCCTCTTTGTGACGGTGCTGGGGATTTTAATTGCTTATATACTGGCAAAAAGGGAGTTTCCCGGTAAATGGTTAGCTGATGTTATGATTACCATGCCTATGGTTCTTCCCCCGACTGTAACCGGGTATATCCTTGTTATCCTGCTTGGAAAAAACGGAGCTATAGGAAGCATCTTCACCAGAATTACAGGAAGCGGGATCCTCTTTACCTGGCAGGCAGCAGCCATTGCAGCCTTTGTAGTCTCTTTGCCCCTGATGGTAAAGACCACCACCTCAGCTATCGGGGCAGTAGACAGGAATATTGAGGAAGCTGCCCGCATTCTCGGGAGAAATGAACTCGAAACTGCGCTCTTCATAACCCTGCCCCTTGCAAAGAAAGGCATTATTGCAGGCTGCGTCCTGAGTTTTGCAAGGGCTGTAGGAGAGTTCGGAGCGACCCTCATGGTCGCAGGGAATATCCAGGGAAAGACCAGCACCATGCCTCTTTCCATTTACGGAGCATACCAGTCAGGAAATAACGAACTTGCGAACCTGCTTGTGAGTATCCTGGTTGTCATGTCACTCATAACGATTGCAGCCACCAGCAAACTGGGAGAACGATGA
- a CDS encoding oligopeptide/dipeptide ABC transporter ATP-binding protein, translated as MQKRSVQRIILTCVKRIEEFGATMLAVEHLSKTYTSGFFLNKTEVHAVRDVSFSIRSDEIFGLVGESGCGKTTLGKMLVRLLEPTGGRVKIGDLDVTNLKGAELQRYWPNLQMIFQDPRSSLNPRMRIGDSLVEGLLLSGKRDLIEDTVQEIIRSMNIREEILNRYPHEVSGGEIQRIVIARAISLNPALIVADEPTSNLDLSVQAQILTLIKNIQKEHPIPCVLISHDIEIVQWMCDRTAVMLRGRIVEEGPTDDLIQNPLHPYTQELINASLFCGEKIEYHNPEVSQTTDEGCPYKERCSMVKQECRIGEVQLRGGIHKVACRAVSEN; from the coding sequence ATGCAAAAGAGAAGTGTGCAACGCATCATCCTGACATGCGTGAAGAGAATAGAGGAGTTCGGTGCCACTATGCTTGCAGTTGAACACCTGTCCAAGACCTACACCAGCGGTTTTTTTTTAAATAAGACAGAAGTACATGCCGTACGGGACGTGAGCTTTTCGATCAGGAGTGATGAAATTTTCGGGCTTGTGGGAGAGAGCGGGTGCGGAAAGACAACCCTGGGTAAGATGCTTGTGCGCCTGTTAGAGCCAACAGGAGGAAGAGTAAAAATCGGCGATCTCGATGTCACAAATCTCAAGGGAGCAGAGTTACAGAGATACTGGCCAAATCTGCAGATGATATTTCAAGATCCGAGGTCTTCTCTCAACCCGAGGATGCGAATTGGGGATTCCCTTGTAGAAGGGCTGCTGCTCTCCGGGAAGAGAGATTTGATCGAAGATACCGTACAGGAGATTATTCGGAGTATGAATATACGTGAAGAGATCCTTAACCGCTACCCTCATGAGGTAAGCGGCGGGGAAATTCAGAGGATAGTGATTGCCCGTGCCATCAGCCTCAACCCGGCACTGATCGTGGCAGATGAACCCACATCAAACCTTGATCTCTCAGTACAGGCACAAATTCTCACATTGATAAAAAATATACAGAAAGAACATCCAATACCCTGTGTTCTCATCTCTCATGACATTGAAATTGTACAATGGATGTGTGACCGGACTGCGGTGATGCTCAGGGGCAGAATTGTTGAGGAGGGGCCGACGGATGACTTGATTCAGAACCCTCTGCACCCCTACACACAGGAACTCATTAATGCCTCACTCTTTTGTGGCGAAAAGATAGAATACCACAATCCGGAAGTATCTCAAACCACAGATGAAGGATGTCCATATAAAGAGAGGTGCTCAATGGTCAAACAGGAGTGCCGGATTGGCGAGGTTCAGTTAAGAGGAGGAATCCATAAAGTCGCCTGCAGGGCGGTCAGTGAGAATTGA
- the modA gene encoding molybdate ABC transporter substrate-binding protein — protein MSDSKSKKLILPALAAILCLAVLALIAASPGAEEQTTITVSAAASLTEAFTDITHEFEAEYPDTNVELNFAGSGTLRMQIESGAPVNVFASASESDMELLYEKSLIENDSRKDFAANTLVMVVPDKNGSESPKSLEDLTAGSIEKIAIGDPEIAPVGKYTKQAMEDVGVWDELEGKMILAENVKQVLTYVETGEVDAGFVYMTDAESGRKDLYEITYTVPVNESISYPIAVVSESANKEEAQEFVDFVTGTRGQEILAEYGFSAA, from the coding sequence GTGAGCGACAGTAAATCAAAAAAACTGATACTTCCTGCCCTTGCAGCGATTCTCTGCCTTGCCGTACTTGCCCTGATTGCAGCCTCCCCCGGAGCAGAAGAACAGACCACCATCACTGTTTCAGCTGCAGCAAGCCTGACCGAGGCTTTTACTGACATTACACACGAATTTGAAGCCGAGTATCCGGACACAAATGTGGAACTCAATTTTGCAGGTTCGGGGACCCTGAGGATGCAAATTGAGTCCGGGGCGCCTGTTAATGTGTTTGCTTCGGCTTCAGAGAGCGATATGGAACTACTCTATGAGAAGAGCTTGATTGAAAACGATTCAAGGAAGGACTTTGCAGCAAATACTCTCGTAATGGTGGTCCCTGATAAAAATGGCTCTGAAAGTCCCAAATCCCTGGAAGACCTGACTGCAGGCAGCATTGAAAAAATCGCAATAGGAGACCCTGAAATTGCACCTGTGGGAAAATATACCAAACAGGCAATGGAAGACGTCGGGGTCTGGGATGAACTTGAAGGCAAAATGATCCTTGCAGAAAATGTAAAACAGGTACTCACTTATGTGGAGACGGGAGAAGTCGATGCGGGCTTCGTATACATGACAGATGCCGAAAGCGGCCGTAAAGACCTGTATGAAATAACGTACACGGTTCCTGTTAACGAATCGATCTCCTACCCCATAGCAGTGGTAAGCGAATCAGCAAATAAGGAAGAAGCGCAGGAATTCGTTGATTTCGTAACCGGAACCAGAGGACAGGAGATCCTGGCAGAATATGGCTTCAGCGCAGCATAA
- a CDS encoding class I SAM-dependent methyltransferase — protein sequence MPTIRELIFPEIKFRGMFGEIGSIRNKADETSLQILSLFRESISEILLNGPESVSAYFSPDYSHYIVVHAPLNFLFPEKREEWNLRFCRDAGVSVVELVTAEIGSAYVRGLMAVNGSKVYAILPFTSIDAEKSKKAEFPEDRMARVRAQVLPTVLPGVKGEILLDIGSGFGSLTMELAKNNPDSQVYGIDLHDSLTGQAQMNAEVLGVPNVEFRTGSVYALPFERNSVNAATCFFMLHHLEDIKFALFEIKRVLKNGGSLTAVEPLAHQHHHGPQLSETEWIELFEDVGFSVKTENLEGAVVLKAVKRE from the coding sequence ATGCCTACCATAAGAGAGCTTATATTCCCTGAAATCAAATTCAGAGGTATGTTTGGAGAAATCGGAAGCATAAGAAACAAGGCAGATGAAACTTCCCTGCAAATTCTCTCCCTTTTCAGGGAAAGCATAAGCGAAATCCTTCTGAACGGACCTGAATCCGTATCAGCATATTTCAGCCCGGACTATTCACATTATATCGTAGTACATGCCCCTCTGAATTTCCTGTTCCCTGAAAAAAGGGAAGAATGGAATCTGCGTTTTTGCAGGGATGCAGGAGTTTCCGTTGTAGAACTGGTAACAGCCGAAATCGGCAGTGCTTATGTGCGGGGCTTGATGGCGGTTAATGGCTCAAAGGTTTATGCTATCCTTCCTTTTACCTCAATAGACGCGGAAAAGTCAAAAAAGGCGGAATTTCCTGAAGACCGCATGGCCCGCGTAAGGGCTCAGGTACTCCCTACCGTGCTCCCGGGAGTAAAAGGAGAGATTCTTCTTGATATCGGCAGTGGCTTCGGAAGCCTTACAATGGAACTTGCAAAAAATAATCCGGATTCACAGGTTTACGGCATTGATCTCCACGATTCGCTCACAGGCCAGGCACAGATGAATGCGGAAGTTCTCGGGGTGCCTAATGTGGAGTTCAGGACCGGAAGCGTCTATGCCCTGCCTTTTGAGAGAAACTCTGTGAATGCTGCCACCTGCTTTTTCATGCTCCACCACCTTGAAGATATTAAGTTCGCGCTTTTTGAGATTAAAAGAGTGCTGAAAAACGGAGGGTCGTTAACTGCAGTTGAGCCGCTGGCGCATCAACACCATCACGGACCTCAACTCTCAGAAACCGAATGGATAGAGCTTTTTGAGGATGTGGGTTTTAGTGTTAAAACGGAAAATCTGGAAGGAGCAGTTGTTCTGAAAGCCGTAAAAAGAGAATAA